A single genomic interval of Terriglobus albidus harbors:
- a CDS encoding acetamidase/formamidase family protein: MIRSGGTMLKQVCWLAVACSVVHAQERSIAGDWIVDFDYLGSKMYDRALIQDANGSLSGSLLGQPFVGTRTGTKVSFHSTNGSVSGEAIVTGDRFQGSEIIRLGPQDPHPLKLTFVATRVPPRPARPPITHDFTPSVFYRSFSALNPPALHIAPGDTVRTETVDNAGVDGENIRRTAGGDPQTGPFYVDSAMPGDILAVHILKLTLNRDTAQSDDVISYSAMNRDLAVMTKDNRSAVTWHLDRKRMVGWPENRSGHLSAFEVPLRPMLGGVGTATIPGPPAPPTFDSSSSGGNIDFNEIEAGSTVYLPVNVPGGLLYIGDGHALQGDGELNGSALETSMDVEFSVDLISNKSIKTPRVETSAYVAAIGFDGSVDGALRAATDGMADWLAKDYGLTPSEIGQVLGVAAEYRIAEVADRNAGVVLKIRKDLLMKLNK; encoded by the coding sequence ATGATTCGTAGCGGAGGGACGATGCTAAAACAGGTTTGCTGGTTGGCTGTCGCGTGCAGCGTAGTGCATGCACAAGAGAGATCCATCGCGGGCGATTGGATTGTTGATTTCGATTATCTCGGGAGCAAGATGTATGACCGCGCCCTTATCCAAGACGCGAATGGCAGCCTCTCGGGCAGTCTCCTTGGCCAGCCCTTTGTAGGAACACGGACTGGAACCAAGGTATCGTTCCACTCCACGAATGGAAGTGTCAGCGGCGAGGCCATCGTCACAGGGGATCGTTTTCAAGGAAGTGAAATCATTCGTTTGGGACCTCAGGATCCTCATCCATTGAAGCTGACGTTCGTTGCGACTCGGGTGCCACCACGTCCCGCGCGTCCGCCGATAACACACGATTTCACGCCGTCCGTTTTCTACCGCAGCTTCTCCGCTTTGAATCCGCCTGCCCTGCATATCGCACCGGGCGATACCGTAAGGACAGAAACTGTAGACAATGCCGGCGTAGATGGCGAAAACATCCGGCGTACGGCTGGAGGCGATCCCCAGACTGGTCCCTTTTATGTTGATTCAGCGATGCCGGGAGACATTCTTGCGGTTCACATCCTGAAGCTCACGCTGAATCGAGATACGGCCCAAAGTGACGATGTGATTTCCTATTCGGCAATGAATCGCGACCTCGCGGTGATGACAAAAGATAATAGAAGCGCTGTAACGTGGCACCTGGACCGTAAGCGCATGGTTGGGTGGCCCGAGAATCGGAGCGGACATCTATCGGCGTTTGAAGTTCCGCTGCGCCCTATGCTCGGCGGTGTGGGGACGGCAACTATCCCCGGCCCGCCTGCCCCGCCAACATTCGATTCTAGTAGTTCAGGAGGAAACATAGACTTCAATGAAATCGAAGCTGGATCGACAGTGTACTTGCCGGTCAATGTACCTGGAGGCCTCCTTTACATAGGTGATGGGCATGCGCTTCAAGGAGATGGCGAGCTTAACGGTTCCGCCTTGGAAACCTCTATGGATGTGGAGTTCTCGGTCGATCTGATTTCAAACAAAAGCATCAAAACGCCGAGAGTTGAAACTTCGGCATATGTGGCCGCGATTGGCTTCGACGGAAGTGTCGACGGCGCCTTGAGGGCCGCCACGGACGGTATGGCTGACTGGCTCGCTAAAGACTATGGCTTGACACCCTCCGAGATCGGCCAAGTCTTGGGTGTAGCGGCCGAGTACCGCATCGCGGAAGTAGCGGATCGCAATGCCGGAGTCGTTCTAAAAATCCGCAAGGACCTGCTCATGAAGCTGAACAAGTAG
- a CDS encoding carboxypeptidase regulatory-like domain-containing protein: protein MRWIVGVLSVLLLAPYTRGQQYCPQGYRIEGTVTDPSGAFVSGASVHAGESQNTVTDGRGQFVLPCVSTKAISVEANGFATLTARPNGRRGETAHLNLRLAVAQVQTDVTVDSETTGVDSGSGPGSTVLGAQDVSRLPDDPDDLRQQLQILAAGSGGDPNSATVVVDGFQNTSALPPKSSIASIRINPDVFSPEYQKPQWNGGRIEITTKTGTDSFHGALFLTDSDSSFNANNPFSVAPTPAGKRRYGVELSGPAVPRKLDFALALEKRDIDEFSVVNATSLNSQGDTIRIRESIPTPQRLWVASARTDWQVNAKDLAALSYSANVNHQSNEGVGGLVLADAGYDGVVSEYDLRFRNALTISPSFLHETRVGFSWKRTQQTPISRAPALQVAGYFTGGGATSQNLNNRERDLEVDDEVLLTCGPHEIKFGMQALGLFVRNYNPDTFNGAYVFGGGSGLELDASGQPTGQTIYVAPLEQYRRALLNLPGGNPTTYQITTGIPLVPFTQWHVGFYVQDNVKLTPHLKIGTGIRYQLRTNPSGYAAVEPRIGLSWAPDNKETWVIHLRAGLFTEPVDLTPITAVERLNGIRQQQVTVYSPSYTDPLLPISGSIQTGTVYQFARSYGQAQNLQLSAVAEHDFPRKWHVMASYSFGGNWQETRAININAPMVGTSSGTAPDPLAALQAQRPIVAGENIIQYQQSGHSLGDVYKVSIDQHGYKRFGVRLQYWYLRFRENPLSPQSTYSSQGDSARPDWMRHGGIAFLGNGKLPQNIDLAVQLSVMAGRPFNITTGTDANGDGNFNDRPAYTTASGPNAYQTRYGLLTSNAVNGDVPYNAGTMPGVLYLNTNLSRVFTLNPHNKEHPHILTFNVRAENLLNHTNVSAVNTVLSSPAVGQPVAAEAARRVELGTRFTF from the coding sequence ATGCGATGGATTGTAGGAGTCTTGAGCGTTCTACTGCTTGCACCTTACACGCGAGGACAACAGTACTGTCCCCAGGGATACCGAATTGAAGGCACCGTGACCGACCCGTCTGGAGCATTCGTCTCTGGGGCCTCAGTTCACGCTGGGGAGAGCCAAAATACAGTAACCGATGGTCGAGGACAGTTCGTCTTGCCATGTGTGTCCACTAAGGCAATTAGCGTCGAAGCAAATGGCTTTGCAACCCTAACCGCGAGGCCCAATGGCAGGCGAGGGGAGACCGCGCATCTGAATCTGCGGCTTGCCGTAGCTCAGGTCCAAACCGATGTCACAGTCGACTCCGAAACTACAGGGGTTGACTCGGGCAGCGGACCCGGCAGCACAGTCTTGGGAGCGCAGGACGTAAGTAGATTGCCTGATGATCCGGATGACTTGCGGCAACAACTACAAATTCTGGCCGCAGGCTCCGGAGGAGACCCCAATTCTGCAACAGTCGTAGTCGACGGATTTCAGAATACAAGTGCATTGCCTCCAAAGAGTTCCATCGCTTCGATTCGTATCAACCCTGATGTCTTTTCCCCGGAGTATCAGAAGCCGCAATGGAATGGCGGGCGAATTGAAATCACCACAAAGACTGGAACCGACAGCTTTCATGGAGCCCTGTTTCTAACCGATAGTGACAGCAGCTTCAATGCGAACAATCCGTTTTCCGTCGCTCCAACACCAGCCGGCAAACGACGTTATGGCGTTGAATTGAGCGGGCCTGCCGTTCCCAGAAAGCTGGATTTTGCTCTCGCATTGGAGAAGCGAGATATCGATGAGTTCAGTGTCGTGAATGCAACCTCCCTGAACAGCCAGGGAGATACCATACGAATCCGAGAGTCGATTCCAACACCACAAAGGCTATGGGTTGCCTCGGCCAGGACCGACTGGCAGGTAAATGCAAAGGACCTCGCCGCCCTTTCTTACTCGGCCAATGTCAATCATCAGAGCAATGAGGGCGTGGGAGGTTTGGTTTTGGCAGATGCTGGATACGACGGAGTGGTGAGTGAGTACGATCTCCGCTTCCGTAACGCTCTAACGATCAGCCCGAGTTTCTTACATGAGACCCGGGTCGGATTTTCATGGAAGCGTACACAGCAGACACCGATCTCTAGGGCTCCAGCGCTTCAAGTGGCGGGATACTTCACAGGTGGAGGCGCGACCAGCCAGAACCTGAATAATCGTGAGCGCGATCTTGAAGTCGATGATGAGGTGTTGCTTACCTGTGGGCCTCATGAGATCAAATTTGGTATGCAGGCGCTCGGCTTGTTCGTTCGCAACTACAATCCGGATACATTCAACGGCGCCTATGTCTTTGGTGGAGGAAGCGGCCTTGAACTCGACGCCAGCGGTCAACCAACCGGGCAGACGATCTACGTTGCTCCCCTAGAGCAGTATCGCCGGGCCCTTCTGAATCTTCCTGGCGGAAACCCGACGACTTACCAGATCACCACCGGTATTCCTCTGGTGCCGTTTACGCAGTGGCATGTTGGTTTCTACGTTCAGGACAATGTGAAACTCACACCTCATTTGAAGATAGGCACCGGAATCCGCTACCAGCTCCGAACGAATCCGTCGGGATATGCAGCAGTTGAACCCAGGATCGGTCTCTCCTGGGCACCAGACAACAAGGAGACATGGGTCATTCACCTCCGCGCAGGCTTGTTCACCGAACCTGTTGACCTAACACCTATCACGGCGGTCGAGAGACTCAACGGCATTCGGCAACAGCAGGTCACGGTGTATTCCCCGAGCTACACAGATCCCTTGCTACCAATATCCGGCTCGATCCAGACCGGTACGGTATACCAGTTCGCCCGCTCATACGGGCAAGCCCAGAATTTGCAGCTGAGCGCGGTTGCGGAACACGATTTCCCGCGAAAGTGGCATGTCATGGCGTCATACAGCTTCGGTGGGAATTGGCAAGAAACGCGCGCCATCAATATCAATGCTCCAATGGTCGGAACAAGTAGCGGAACGGCGCCAGATCCGCTCGCAGCTCTTCAGGCCCAACGTCCCATTGTGGCGGGGGAGAATATCATCCAGTATCAACAGTCCGGCCACTCGCTCGGGGACGTATACAAAGTGAGCATCGATCAGCACGGCTACAAGCGTTTTGGGGTCCGTCTGCAGTACTGGTATCTCCGCTTTCGAGAAAACCCCTTATCTCCTCAGTCAACGTACAGCAGTCAGGGAGACTCCGCTCGTCCAGACTGGATGCGGCACGGCGGGATTGCATTCCTGGGTAATGGCAAGCTTCCGCAGAACATCGATCTCGCGGTTCAACTGAGTGTCATGGCAGGCAGACCATTCAACATCACTACAGGTACAGATGCTAACGGTGATGGAAACTTCAACGATCGGCCAGCCTATACAACCGCTTCCGGTCCCAATGCCTATCAAACGCGTTATGGGCTACTCACATCGAATGCGGTCAACGGCGATGTTCCCTATAACGCAGGGACGATGCCCGGCGTTCTCTACCTAAACACGAACCTGAGTCGAGTCTTCACACTTAACCCGCACAACAAAGAGCATCCTCATATTCTGACGTTCAATGTCCGGGCCGAAAACTTACTGAACCACACTAATGTAAGTGCCGTGAACACGGTTCTCTCATCTCCAGCAGTGGGACAGCCTGTGGCGGCCGAGGCTGCAAGGCGGGTTGAGCTGGGAACACGATTTACCTTCTAA
- a CDS encoding sensor histidine kinase, whose translation MLERSNSDRGIAYAVSAPKLDSFGIATLFAVASILAVLTARECHLNLVVHHIDASFIPSLCYGLATWLWWAAITTSLWAVAVRVVAVIRFSMRVATVHFAVASLLAAAHLSLLRYMVVWASQTWPAWGGLYRNYGTLNWERFGLDLILYGFIYGISCLLHSKFQNQYTTIQKLEVERQLTQAQLKALQMQMEPHFLFNTLNALSSLVAQGRNKEASRTLEHLDTILRTTLRRRAPEKVPFAEELRVIESYLAIQQVRFAHRLQVKIEASPEALEGLVPCFLLQPLVENAIRHGIAPMEGGGLIETSVKRVGNQLWLQVRDNGSGPSASTKGHGIGMQNTKERLAYFYPGAHEICAVAPAEGGYEVTIQIPYERRPA comes from the coding sequence ATGCTGGAACGGTCAAATAGCGATCGAGGCATTGCCTATGCGGTCTCTGCACCGAAGCTCGACTCATTCGGTATTGCTACACTTTTTGCCGTCGCGAGCATTCTGGCGGTTCTAACAGCGCGCGAATGCCATTTGAATCTGGTCGTGCATCACATCGATGCATCCTTTATCCCTTCACTGTGCTACGGCCTCGCCACATGGTTGTGGTGGGCAGCCATCACTACAAGCCTGTGGGCCGTTGCTGTCCGCGTTGTGGCGGTCATCCGCTTTAGCATGCGTGTGGCAACCGTCCATTTCGCTGTGGCGAGTCTTCTTGCTGCAGCACATCTTAGCCTGCTGCGATATATGGTCGTCTGGGCATCTCAGACCTGGCCCGCATGGGGTGGCCTGTATCGAAATTATGGAACCCTAAATTGGGAACGCTTCGGTCTTGATCTGATCCTATATGGATTTATCTATGGAATCTCTTGCCTTCTACATTCAAAATTCCAGAACCAATACACGACGATTCAAAAGCTAGAAGTAGAGCGGCAGCTCACCCAAGCGCAACTCAAAGCACTCCAGATGCAAATGGAACCTCATTTCCTCTTCAACACATTAAATGCGCTCTCAAGTCTCGTCGCCCAGGGACGGAATAAAGAAGCATCGAGAACGCTGGAGCATCTGGATACGATCCTGCGAACTACCCTGCGCCGCAGAGCACCCGAAAAAGTTCCTTTTGCAGAGGAGCTGCGGGTTATCGAGAGCTATCTCGCTATCCAGCAGGTTCGCTTCGCTCACCGCCTTCAAGTGAAGATCGAAGCATCTCCTGAAGCGCTTGAAGGTCTTGTTCCATGCTTTCTCCTTCAGCCCCTCGTCGAAAATGCAATCCGGCACGGAATCGCTCCGATGGAAGGAGGCGGTTTGATCGAAACATCCGTCAAACGCGTTGGAAACCAATTGTGGTTGCAAGTCCGCGATAACGGGAGTGGCCCGAGCGCTTCCACCAAAGGACACGGTATCGGCATGCAGAACACGAAGGAACGTCTGGCATACTTCTATCCTGGCGCTCACGAAATTTGTGCAGTTGCTCCTGCCGAGGGTGGCTACGAAGTCACGATCCAAATTCCCTACGAGCGGAGACCTGCATGA
- a CDS encoding LytR/AlgR family response regulator transcription factor, whose product MSLRTLIVDDEPLAVELLGLLLSEHEDIEVVAQCGNGSEAVRYLQSTPIDLLFLDVEMPKMGGFDVVERIGLQQIPPTVFVTAFHEHAVRAFDIHAVDYITKPVNPERLSLALQRVREKIASRTALLTQAQLSAVLEALRNGIQEPAPYLTRFLVKVGEKEVLVPAEKIDWIEAAEYYCCLHAEGHQYMVREPISDLSNKLDPRQFLRIHRSSIVNLNRIREIYREGPFDSSVILFNGQRLKMSKTGRAKLNDLVKV is encoded by the coding sequence ATGAGTCTTCGAACCTTGATCGTGGACGACGAACCTCTCGCCGTGGAGTTGCTCGGCCTCCTGCTCTCTGAACATGAAGATATCGAGGTAGTAGCCCAGTGCGGAAACGGAAGCGAGGCTGTTCGATATCTGCAGTCGACGCCAATCGACCTTCTTTTTTTGGATGTTGAGATGCCCAAAATGGGAGGCTTCGATGTGGTTGAGCGAATCGGATTGCAACAGATCCCTCCTACTGTCTTCGTGACAGCCTTCCACGAACACGCAGTGCGCGCATTTGATATTCACGCCGTTGACTACATCACGAAGCCGGTGAATCCAGAACGCCTTTCCCTGGCGTTACAACGGGTTCGGGAAAAGATCGCTTCCAGAACCGCTCTCCTGACGCAAGCACAGTTATCGGCTGTCTTGGAGGCATTGCGTAATGGCATACAGGAGCCGGCTCCTTATCTCACTCGCTTCTTGGTCAAAGTTGGCGAAAAGGAAGTCCTCGTGCCCGCGGAGAAGATCGATTGGATCGAGGCAGCGGAATACTATTGTTGTCTGCACGCTGAGGGGCATCAATATATGGTGCGAGAGCCGATTAGCGATCTAAGCAACAAGCTCGATCCCAGGCAGTTCTTGCGTATTCACCGTTCCTCGATCGTGAACCTCAACCGAATCCGCGAGATCTACCGCGAAGGTCCGTTCGATAGTTCCGTGATTCTTTTCAATGGACAGAGGTTGAAGATGAGTAAAACGGGACGTGCCAAGCTGAACGATCTGGTAAAGGTCTAG
- a CDS encoding NAD-dependent epimerase/dehydratase family protein → MLGGTLFLGPAVVEAAIAEGHTVTLFNRGITNPSLFPNVEKLRGFRSANLDDQNLSALGTRHWDVVIDVWPNDPVLAESAARLLKDRTDHYLYISSIAAYDKTAFEQTYVTENSPLTPWNVAASGYSRGKAESERRLADIVGEKLTIVRPGGIKGVRDDTPDLLIWLRRLQTQPGVIVPGTGEHPVAVVDVRDIADFLLLAIEKSIFGTFNLAGRWMPFRTFLEQCKNAIHSDSELVWVPESFLQEQGVYPQSLSNWLLNFPYCRADHGSLDGSPVQGQISDEKALTAGWQIRPLRDTVLDCLASFSALGNLGGYTFRDTLPPARQVELLRLWRDKHPT, encoded by the coding sequence GTGTTGGGAGGAACACTTTTCCTCGGCCCAGCCGTTGTGGAAGCGGCAATCGCAGAAGGACATACGGTAACCCTCTTTAATCGGGGGATCACGAACCCTTCGCTTTTCCCGAATGTAGAGAAGTTGCGAGGTTTTCGCAGTGCAAACCTCGATGATCAGAATTTATCCGCCCTAGGAACAAGGCACTGGGATGTAGTTATCGATGTGTGGCCCAACGATCCGGTCCTAGCGGAATCAGCCGCACGCCTTCTAAAAGACCGAACTGATCACTATCTTTATATTTCTTCAATCGCCGCCTATGACAAGACTGCTTTCGAGCAGACATATGTGACGGAGAACAGCCCCCTCACGCCTTGGAATGTGGCAGCTAGCGGATATAGTCGCGGCAAGGCAGAGAGTGAACGTAGGTTGGCTGACATCGTCGGCGAGAAGCTTACGATAGTTCGCCCCGGCGGGATAAAAGGGGTTCGTGATGATACTCCCGATCTCCTGATCTGGCTTCGCCGCCTACAAACTCAGCCCGGAGTAATTGTTCCGGGAACGGGAGAGCATCCCGTGGCGGTTGTCGATGTCAGGGACATTGCAGATTTTCTGCTTCTCGCAATTGAGAAGTCGATATTTGGGACCTTCAATCTCGCGGGACGTTGGATGCCATTCAGAACGTTCTTGGAACAATGCAAGAACGCAATACATTCGGACAGCGAACTAGTCTGGGTACCAGAATCTTTCCTTCAAGAACAGGGCGTCTACCCTCAATCTCTCTCCAACTGGTTGCTTAACTTTCCTTACTGTCGCGCAGACCACGGAAGTCTTGATGGAAGCCCTGTTCAAGGGCAAATTTCCGATGAAAAAGCATTGACGGCCGGATGGCAGATCCGGCCCCTTCGCGATACCGTGCTTGATTGCTTGGCATCGTTTTCAGCCCTCGGCAATTTAGGGGGATATACGTTTCGGGATACGCTTCCACCGGCGCGGCAAGTTGAACTCCTTCGATTGTGGAGGGATAAGCACCCAACCTAA